One genomic window of Etheostoma spectabile isolate EspeVRDwgs_2016 chromosome 5, UIUC_Espe_1.0, whole genome shotgun sequence includes the following:
- the cds2 gene encoding phosphatidate cytidylyltransferase 2, translated as MAELRHRGAKDAEPTLPPQPSEDKGSDSELKVEKDGASDGESKVDSGVPEVPVPADDTPEVLNKALSGLSSRWKNWWVRGILTLAMISFFFLIIYLGPMVLMMIVLCVQIKCFQEIITIGYSVYHSYHLPWFRTLSWYFLLCVNYFFYGETVTDSFFTLVQREEPLRILSKYHRFISFALYLTGFCMFVLSLVKKHYRLQFYMFGWTHVTLLIVVTQSHLIIHNLFEGMIWFIVPISCVICNDIMAYMFGFFFGRTPLIKLSPKKTWEGFIGGLFSTIVFGIMLSYVMAGCRYFVCPVEFNTNSNSFQVECEPSELFQLQDYALPSVLESVTGWTTVRLYPFQIHSIALSSFASIMGPFGGFFASGFKRAFKIKDFANTIPGHGGIMDRFDCQYLMATFVNVYIASFIRGPNPSKVIQQLLALRVDQQLHIFNSLKAHLTEKGLLPALAEAAA; from the exons ATGGCGGAGCTAAGGCACCGTGGAGCCAAAGACGCCGAGCCGACGTTACCGCCGCAGCCGTCAGAAGACAAG GGTTCAGACAGTGAGCTGAAGGTGGAAAAAGATGGGGCGTCAGATGGCGAGTCCAAGGTTGACTCAGGCGTCCCAGAAGTGCCGGTCCCTGCTGATGACACCCCCGAGGTTCTAAACAAGGCACTGTCTGGACTCTCTTCAAG ATGGAAGAACTGGTGGGTCCGAGGCATCCTCACCTTAGCCATGatctccttcttcttcctcatcatcTACCTGGGCCCCATGGTGCTTATGATGATT GTCCTCTGTGTTCAGATCAAGTGCTTCCAGGAAATCATCACCATTGGCTACAGTGTGTACCACTCCTACCACCTGCCCTGGTTCAGGACTTTGAGCTG GTACTTCCTGCTGTGTGTGAACTACTTCTTCTATGGTGAGACTGTGACAGATTCCTTCTTCACACTGGTGCAAAGGGAGGAGCCGCTCCGCATCCTCAGCAAATACCACCGATTTATCTCCTTCGCCCTCTATCTCACAG GTTTCTGCATGTTTGTGCTGAGTTTGGTGAAGAAGCACTACCGTCTTCAGTTCTACATG TTTGGTTGGACCCATGTGACTCTGCTGATTGTGGTCACTCAGTCTCACCTTATTATTCACAACCTGTTTGAGGGGATGATCtg GTTCATTGTGCCAATTTCCTGCGTGATCTGTAACGACATTATGGCCTACATGTTTGGTTTCTTCTTCGGCCGCACCCCTCTCATCAAG CTGTCACCTAAGAAGACATGGGAGGGATTCATCGGTGGACTGTTCTCCACCATTGTGTTTGGCATCATG CTCTCCTATGTGATGGCCGGCTGCCGCTACTTTGTGTGCCCGGTGGAGTTCAACACCAACTCCAACAGCTTCCAGGTGGAATGTGAGCCGTCTGAGCTTTTCCAGCTCCAGGACTACGCGCTGCCCAGCGTCCTGGAGTCTGTCACTGGATGG ACCACAGTCCGTCTCTACCCGTTCCAGATCCACAGCATCGCTCTCTCCTCCTTCGCCTCCATCATGGGACCTTTCGGTGGCTTCTTTGCCAGCGGCTTCAAGAGAGCCTTCAAGATCAAG GATTTTGCCAACACCATCCCGGGCCATGGTGGCATCATGGACCGATTCGACTGCCAGTACCTCATGGCCACATTTGTTAATGTCTACATTGCGAGCTTCATCAG GGGCCCCAACCCTAGCAAGGTGATCCAGCAGCTCCTGGCCCTCCGCGTCGATCAGCAGCTCCACATCTTCAACTCGCTGAAGGCTCACCTGACAGAGAAGGGCCTGCTGCCGGCGCTGGCGGAGGCCGCTGCCTAG